The DNA sequence GTCCTGGTTGTCTGCAGCGACATTTTCCTGATGTAGTCGCCTTGAGTTTTCCAATTCTTTTTCTGTCTTGAGAGTGTCTCTGGCAATCCCAAGCTTGATATATCGCTCGACCCTTGCAGAGAATGAGGATGAATTCTTCTTAAAGCGTTCATGCCATGATTGATAAGAGTGGCGTGAAGCAGTGTCGAATCCGCTATGCATCTATGCAATAAGATAGGTTAGTAGAAACACTTTGAAAACTAGTATAGTAAAAAAAACTTACGAGCATCTGATAGGTTTTCCTACTAGCCCATGAACCACTAGGATAATATGCAGCAAGGTACCGACAGAGAAAGTCGTCATCTTCGGGAGTGTAGTCGATTCTTGACCTTTCGTGCTTGTTGGTTTTCCCTTCTATACCATGACATTGAGGAATGACTCACTTGCCAACAGGCCTGCcaactttttttttcatcCTATCATTCTCCTGCTCGTCGGCGAATGAATCTTCACTGgcttctctctttcctttttcccCAGCGCCATTTGGTCCATCTACCCTAATATCCTCATGTTTCTCCTCATCCCTTTTCTTCCCACTCTTGGGactcttctccttctctaAAATTTCCTGCTCCTTTTCAGTattctcttcctcccaaAGCAGTTTCCTCGTTCTCCAGCAATCCTCCATCCAATTTCGATCTCTCAATTTTTGCTCAAACCTCTTCAACCGCTTCTTCTCGTTCACAGCCATCTTTGCGAATTCACTATTGTAATCCAAGATTATCAAATCCGCGTCACACCGTTTATCGACCACCAACGCCCCTCCTAATTCGAGCTGGACCATACAGTTGAGCTTGGCAGTTGCTCGATCTTCACCATGCAACGGATTCAGGTTTCTCGACACATATGTCCTCAGTGGCCTCCATCCCTGTTTCTGGGAAGGATAGGTAAAAAGGGGTTCCTGGTACTTCATATCTTCGAGCTTGACGAAACTTAAACGTAGAGCACAATAGGTGAGCCAGTGATATGGTCGAACGAGCTGGTCTTTAAGGGGTTTGATGGAACCGTCTTTGGATTTGGGATGCGATGGgttgatgaggatgatggtggCTTCATTGGGTTTAGACCCAACAGATCCTCCCATGTCCTGTGTCCATCACGATTTCAGCGTGCCTCCTGATTATACAAAAAGAAACGGAACGCACCTCAATCTTGCGGGTAATATAAGGCACAACGCATTTTTCGAATTGCTTAGGCGCTAGATAGATGATGTGGCCTAATAAAGGTTCCTGCGCCTCGGACATTGTCACTGCTTTGCTAATATACATGTGAGATGATTAGACCATATAGGTTCATACATAAAAGGTCGAGCAAAAGGCGGAAGCTCACAAGGAGTATTACTGGATGAGTCAACTCAATGCTGCTCTTAGAGCTTCTGGGAGTGATGTGCTACGTTCTCGTGGCCAAGTCCTATCTGGGTATGCTGAGCTATTCCGAGAAAAGTAGATAATTTCGAGGTCGAATCCACAAAGACAAGGGTTACCAAAGATAAGATGTCAATGAAGAATGGACCTGGGCACTGACGCGCTTGTCATTACTGTATATTATTGCGTTTCTCGCAACCTTTGATTACATAattcctccatctcttcctttcaGCACATAACTGCATTGACGTTTTGAATGAGCTTTGGGCGATCCCTCGCCAGCCAGCCATGGCGGCATGAGTACAACAAGTTGCATTACATTCATAAAGTTTCGTCAAAGGGCATCCAACCTCTACATTGTTCAGCTCGGCAAAGACATCTCGTCCTGCCTTTTgtatcttcttctgttgTCTCCTGTATCAACTCTAGGGCCCGTTGTGGGTCCCCCGAAGCATTTGCGTAGTCGAAGGTCAATTCCTCTTCGGGATGAATGTTTTTATTCGTCTGGTCACAAAATTAGCTACCTACATGCAAGTTTACTGGGGGCGAAGAAGACAGGGGAGATTTACAAAGATGGCAGCTCTAGGCCACCCTTGCCCTCCACCCCACTTGACATAGTGTACCACGCAATTCGCTCCGCAAGAATGGTTCAAGAATCTGCCTACGTTTCCTTTCCATCTCGGATCGATGTGTATTGTTTGATCAGATAGTCGTAGGGAGAGAATATAGTTGCCTTGACCTTCTTCATATCTCTTTTTGTCAGAAGCAGAATCTGTTGTGAAGGGTGATGACCAGCGGGAACAGATTTCAGATGGCAGAATATACTCCCCAGCATAGAGAGAGATAAAAGTCCCTCTAGGAAGGGACTGTGGAGTGGAAGGTGTATAAAAGAGGCCGTACCCCTTCGGAGGTGTCGGACGGATTGTTAAAGGGGTCCTAATCACATTTTCAATCTAATCAGAGCGTCATTCTAATTTTGTACACTCCAAATAAAAAAGGGtaaaaacaaaaaaggaTAAAGGATTAATTAGGGATGATTAAACGTACCGCACACCCTGTTGTGTAACGCGATTAGAACATGACGATCCGCATAAACACGAAGGAGAACATTCAACCAATGGCCAATTATATGGCAGGGCATCAAGATTTAGTATTTGAGGTTCGGCGGAGGAGTAGAAGTTGCCTGTTAATATACATAACAACCGAGCGGCGCCCGTAAGGAAAGTCATCAAGTCAGCAAAAACAAAACATCACATCATCAGAGCAAAGGGACGAAGGGAGATGTCCGCAAATTGTGGCAAAAACTCACCAAACTGGGCTACGCAGTCACACAAATCGCCGCATTTGGCAGTGCATAACGACGGTTCTTTTTCTGATTCATGCTGCGATGCGCAGGTGCATGTCCATACATCCTCTACGTCTGAACTATTGTCACTTTTTGTGGAAGAGATaggagaggaagatggcTGTTTGTGATAAGCGGAGTCAGGGAGCAAAGGGTATGTGAGTGATAAGGGAGTGCCGTGGCCGAGCTGCGAGTCTGTTATGTACTGGAATAGTGACGGGGTTATTGGTGCTTTTGCAGAAGTGCATAAAACGACTGACTGTAAAGTTGTGGATAGGGGTAGATAGATGGGAGATAGGTATGGGCAGTGGCTCTGTGCCCATAGAGACGTCTTCCTGTATGAGCAGCATAGTAATCGCAGATATTTTTTGAGTGATAGTCGAAATAGACACGGGAGATGGACTGCCTCCACATGTGCGACGTGATTTTGTGATTGGACCGGTGATGTCAGGCACAGCCACTAGGGTTTCCCTTTTGGGTAATTCGTTACGCGGTCCCTGAGAAATTGCGTAGAATGCGTAGACGCGGTGAACCTACGCCAACTCCAACTATTTATTATTCCCCGTCCCACACAATTTCTACacctttcttccttcttcttccaaacAACTCTTCTGCTCCATACTTCTGTAGTTCTTCTGTTTTCTGCCAAACAACCCTAAACAACCATATAATTACAATGCACGTCTCCAACCTCGTCGCTTTAGCCGCTCTCGCTGGCTCTGCTGCTGCCCTCAGCATTAACACTCCTGTTAGTATAAATCCTTTGTTATCTGCCTTTCGTTTTGCCACCTTTGCCATTCCCTCTGGAACTGTAGCTGACTCAAGCATGTTCTCTAGGCTTCCATTGTTGAATGCCGTGAGTCGAAATCTGGTTCAAACAGCGCGATCCTTGGCGCCTAGTCGTCGCCGGAGTTTGCCGGACGATTGATTGGACGCTTGGATCGCTGAGGGACTTCTTTCCCCTTATTGTAGTGCGTCATGCTGACTCGTGATGCAGAGCCCGCTGCTCTCACCTTCGGCGAAGGTACCGCACCTTACATTATGTGAGTCACGTCTTTTGATGTATGGAAAAAATGTCGCTGACATTTAGCAGTGCCGCAATTCCCGGTGGCCAAGTTTCCGCTGCTGCCATTGAGACCATTAACGACAACCTCTCCAGCTCTCCTTACACCTGGACCGTCAATCTCGCTGCTGGTGAGACTTTATTTCTTTTGCCGTACTCATTTTTTCTCTTTACTGACTGCGAACAGGCACCAACATCACTCTCAAGATCACTGATTCTACCGGTACCGTAGCCTACTCTTCTCCCATTGTGGTCCAGGCTGGTTCTTCCCAGGCCTGCCTCAACGCCAGCGCCTCCACCAGCGGTCTTTCTAGCGCTGCCGTCACCACCACTCAGTCCTCCGTTGCCGGTGGCGCTGCTGCCACCACTTCTGCTTCCCAGTCTTCCTCCGCCGCCGCATCTAGCAGCTcttctgctgcttcttcctcttctgcttcttcctcttctgcttcttcctcttccgcGGCCTCGTCTAATGCAGcgtaagtttttttttttaccAATTATTTGCATTCGCGCCTAATTCTTTTTACAGTTCCACCACCTCCCACTCTTCTGCTGCCTCTTCTGCTGCCACTTCTGCGGCCGCCACCTCTGCCGGCAGCACTTCCGGCGCTTTCCCCAGCGCCGTCGTCGGCGTTCCCGCCCTTGTTGCCGGTCTTTTCGCCGGTGTTGCAGCCCTCCTCTAAATGGACACCTAATTTTCTTGTTTTCTCTGGTCATTACAGAGAAACATAATCAAATACGTCGTAATAAAGCTTCATAAATCAGTCTTTTCGTCTTCCATAGTTTGCGGTAGCCAAGGACATTTCCTTGTTCTTTTGCCATTATATACTGTCGTTTTACCCTAATGTTTCGGCGAAGTTGTGCCATGCATTTCTTCGAAGCCGCGTGAATTTTTTACTTGTTTGAGGGCAAATTTTTGACAATACAAAAATTACTAAGGAGATTGATCTGTGTCCGCCAAGAACAGTCGCGTAAACAAGAGGAACGATCGGCAACTTTTATCTTTTATCATGGATGTTCCATTTCAGAGTCTCGACTTTCAAAATTGAAAACCGATCTCGAAGGTTCCGATAACAGATCCGAAAAGCTAATTTCAAGTGGGAATAGACTTCCAAAAACAGGTCAGTATTATAGCCAGAAGAAGGGTTAAGACCAGACCTGCATAACAGCCACCCACTTACACCTCTGACATTTTTGACATTTTGGATTCTCAAATAACcaaagaagatggtggTATGCCAATGAACCCATTTTTTGTATTGATGTCTGCTTCAGCAAAATGTGTAATGCTATAACTAGTAGGGTGTGGCCTGCACCATGCAACAACTTCTACCACTACAAGAAGACCGATAAGCGGTGCTTGACTTCGTCCCCGTATGGCCTAACGGCTGGAgcatcttccttcttcgAAGGTCAAGCACGGGCAATATGCGATAATATATAGATATTCTCTAGAGATTAATGTTAATTTCATGATGCAAGGAACAAGAACTTGATTGGGTATTGGGTGAAATTGTGATTTGTGCAGCTACCATCGTTTCAAATCCTGATATTTACGATTGGCCTTTATACACATTAGATAACTTCGGACACTATAAGTTCAGTCTCATGCATAACATCCAAAAAATGCTGTGTGTAATTTTTATCTACAAAAGACCTCTACATCTAAGCCTTGGCCTTACCGTCCTCATACGCCGCAGTGTGGATAGACACAGCCCTACCGGAGGGGTCAGAAGACACACCCCACTCCTGCTTGGGGACCCATCGAACAGCGGTCTTGGCAGCCGCTTCGGTAGGGAAGTGGTGTTCAAATATCTCACGAATCCAGTAAGCCTCCTTAGTGTCAGGAGTGTCGAGAGGCCATCGGGTGGCCCGGTCGGCAAACTTCTCGTCGGAGACGATGGCGGCAGCGTGGTCCTTCATGCTTTAAAAGTGGCGTGGCCATTAGCGATATCACCCAATGTAAAAGAAAAAAGCAATGGAGCTTACCCGTCAATCCAAGAGTAACCAACACCGTCAGAGAATTGTTCCTTTTGCCTCCAGAGGATGGAGTCAGGCAAGTAAGCCTTTCCGTCAGGAGAGCAGTCAAACGCCTTTCTCAAGATGTACTTCTCCATCTTGGGTCGACCATCTTCGTCAACCTCTTGGTGAGTGCCCTTGGAGAACATTTTGTATTTGGCATCGATGTTCATAGAGACTTCGAGGAAAGACTTGTCAAGGAAGGGCACACGGGCTTCGAGACCCCAAGCCATGGTGGACTTGTTGGCACGGAGACAGTCGGCAGTATGGAGGTTCTTCACTCGCTTGACGCATTCTTCGTGGAAGTCCTTGGCGTTGGGAGCGGCGTGGAAGTAAAGGTAACCTGTTTTAGATGATTAGTTTTTGGTTCGATGTTTGGAAAGTAGGCGTGAAGATGAACTTACCACCAAATATTTCGTCACTACCCTCTCCAGACAAGACCATCTTCACACCCATAGCCTTGATCTTCCTACTGAGGAGGTACATAGGGGTACTAGCTCGGACAGTGGTGACATCATAAGTCTCAAGGTGGTAGATGACTTCGGGGATGGCATCAAGACCTTCCTGAACGGTGAAGGTGTATTCGTGGTGAATGGTACCGAGGAAGTCGGCCGCCTTTCGGGCTGCAATAAGATCGGGAGCACCGGGGAGACCGATAGCAAAAGAATGGAGTTGAGGCCAAGAAGCGAGTGGCTGCTCGTCACCGACCCACTTGCCAGACGCAATAGCCTGTTTTCGTTCTTGTCTCAATTTTTCTTGCTCCTCAGCGAGCTTGTCTGTTTCTCTAGCGGCGATGGAAGCAATCAAACTGGAGTCAAGACCACCTGAGAGGAGGACACCATAAGGAACTTCGGACATCAACCTCTTCCTGACTGCAGCTTCAAGAGATTCCCTCAAAAGCTTGTAGTCAACGTCGTTGTGAGGGACGACACCCTTGTCAGAGTCCCACCATGAGGGGTTGAAGTATCGAGTGAGTTTCTTCTCCTTGGAGTCGTAGAAATGTCCGGGAGGGAAAGCCTGGAGGTTGTCACACTCTTCGTGGATGCACTTGAGCTCAGAAGCAAAGTAAAGATTGTCGGGAGACTGAGAGTTCCAGCCCATGTAGAGAGTGGTGATACCGATAGGGTCACGGGCGGCAATCAATCGAGGAGGGGAAACGGACTTGTCAACAAGGACAAAGGAGAACATGCCATCGAGCATGTTGCAGAGACCAGTGTCGTGCTCCCTGTACTACACAAAAAAGGATCAGCGCAACCCGTTTCTTGCCTAGCTTGAAAGCCACCACTTACGAGGTGCATGATGACTTCACAGTCGGAGTGGGTCTTGAATACGGCATCCTTGTTCTTGAGACCCTTTCTGAGAGCGACATGGTTGTAGATTTCACCGTTAACGGCAAGGACGAGACTTTCGTCTTCATTGGTAAGGGGTTGAGCACCGGTGTCTATGAAAATATACTGTCAGCTCCTACTCGACAGCATTCCTCGCATAGTTCCTAGAATCCCTTTAAATCTCCCAATTTTACTGAGAGAACCTTATCACACATTCGCCAAAGGAGTCCTTTGGATTGATGGGTCCAATGCTTATCACATCAAGCGCTGATAGTGCTCCTCTCAGGCAAGCGGCTCCAAGTCTTCTTCCCGCAAAAACTAAAAAGTCGAACATCGACTtaccaacaccaacaaTAGCTAATCGCTCGTGAACAAGAACGGTGTTGTCGGTCATGTAACAACCAGACCAGTCGGGGCCACGGTGTCGCTGCCTCTTGGAGCAGGCGATGGCTCGGGCTCGGTATTGAGAGATGTCTCCCGCACGGTTGAAGCAGCAGAAGATACCACACATATTGAAGCTGTTCTTCTCGGTGACTGTGGGTCGTTTTGAGAGTTGtaagaagaaaaaagagatgaaaTGGCAAGATACGATAAATCTCTGTTTTGTTTTGAGTGGCTGACTCGACAAAAAATCCCAAAAGCGCTCTAAGCCGGGGCGAACCCGCCCCCGCCGCCCTAAGATCTCAAATTAACTGAAAATGCCACATCAACATTTTGAGGCTTCTTCtagtcttcttcttcttagTAGTGGTGGTGGCGTCGGCGGTCGCATTCATCGACAATTATTATAATAATAATGCACTGGCCAATCGCAGCCGTATAGTCCGGCTTCTTTGCATAATTATTCCTCTCTTCTTACACAAATGATTTATGATTTGTGGCTTTCTCAAGTAAGTCATACTACTTAGGTGCCGCCAGAAACCTTCCTTGACATATGCACTCAGTGAACCGAGTTTACAGCGCCAACGTTCTCTAGCCAAGTTTACCTCCAATTCGAAAACCAATGCCCGATCTATGCAGAGTCGACTGGAGCCCCACAACCCAAAGGGTCGGGTGATGCGGAGTGAACTTTTATTCTTTATCAATAGGAACATGATGATTGTCCCTGGGACTGGGTGGAGTGTGAAGGAGACCTATGAAGCGATGGGATTTATGAGAAAGGAGTATACAGAAGAAGACAGGGAGGATGAGATGCTTGAGGATAGTCAGCAGTTTGACCTGAAACCACGGTAACTGCAGATGCGTTGTAAAAATGTGTAGATCTTTGCCATGGATTTGGAAATGGGTATAAGGATGTTGGCCATGTTTCATTGGACTACGACTGCTGGCCAAACAGTAAATCCTGTTTATTTGTCCTCGCTGTTTGCTTGTCTTCCGGCGCTGTTTGCTGCTTATATCATCGtctgctgctgttgttgatTCTATTTTCAATTTATCACCATTACTTCCTAATGAAACATTGCCGTCTTTGGTATTATACTGCTTCATAGCCTGGCCCTTTTCAGTCGCTTGCATACGTCTGTCCGTTAACTTCACTAGGGATGTTTGACGACAGCAACAGGATCCTGGTCTTACTTTTGGCAGCTTAGCCAGGTAAGGCCAGGGGCACAAACTTTCTTACTATGAAGCCTTGGCTACTACGTTCTTGTTCCTCATTACTTTCACCGATACTGCCCAAATTTGCTCTCCGCTTCATACCTCACTTCTAATATCTGCTTGGAAGGCACATATATGATACCGCTTTGTGTcaaaggaggaagatggaaaacAGGAAAATGGGCGAACTCTGTGAGATTGAAGATAACGAATTTTAACAATCGGAATAAAAAGAATTGGAAGGTAGACTTCCTTGTTCACAAGGTCCATGAGGGAGTTAGCTCCTTCCATCTGCGATTTTTTCAGTCTGGGACTTTCGGATTGAGAGGTCTTTTCGCTACCCTGCCCTTCCTTTATGATAAGGAGTCGAGAGTGATAATATACCGACATATGAACGCCCATGATGAGATTGGGCTACATATACATGCCAACGGAACCCAAATTTCCTACTATCGGCTGTTCAACTCTGCTAAAATTGTTCCAGCAATAAGCGAAGAACATATCGACAATGTCCCCTACACGTTCATACTCTGCCGCCACACGAAATGTCTTGACCGAATCTCTTCGATCTATTGCCCCTTCAGTCATCGAAGGGGCTTCAAAATATATCACCGATCTGACAGCAATGGATAAGATGACCAAAGACACTATCCAACAGCTCGAAAGTGGTATCCCAGAGGTGGCGACGTCCATCTACCGCGAGTCCCCCAACCATATGATCTTGCAAGTAAACAAACCTACCTATCATTTGAAGCTGAGAGATTCTGGATTGCAGACTACAGTCACTTACAATTGGAGCACGCAATATCCTACAAAAATGGGAGAGTCAACGCACACAGTCCTTGCGAAGTTTGTACCAGAAGTATGGTATCGTGCATCATCTATCGGGAACAGTTCGGTAGAGAGTTTGAAATCGGAGTACTCTGAACATCTAGAAAGCTCTGCTGCCGTAATGCTTCGAGAGTGTTTTGAAGATATCATAGATCAAGATGGCGATGCTCTAGGAGTGTCTTTCGAAGCAGCTTTGGAACTGATGACCAAGAAATGCAGAGAGGGATCTGCAAGCATCTGCCGATCGATGGGCGCGAGCGTTGTAGATGGACTCGATGGTAAAGGTGATCCCGATTCGTTCTTCTTTGAGGCTGATAACTATTCACTTACGCCTGGGATTGATGGCTCACTCTCATTCACTGGCCACTTAACCGGAGAGGGATGGCGGGATGGATCTTGTAATTTCAGTCTGCGGCCAGCAGATTGGGCCTTTTCAGTTTCGGCTGAAGAAGTACAATCGGCCAAGCAGAGGTAGGTAAATGCTTTGCTGTAGACATGTAGAGTCAGCCATGTGCACTTTTTTCATTCGCAAAGAAATCAAATCAGTTTCCATTCAAAGGCCTATGTGTGTAATGTCGCCGCACAGACCACCCATCAACAGCCCATCAATCCTCCTAGGTATCCAATTCGTCATTTATAACTATATAGTTCAACTTGTCCCTCTTTTATTAAAACGGAAACCACCACGCTCACTATTACACCAAAAATGTCCACGGGCACAACAAAGGCAACAATGACAGAGCTCAAACTTCGAAGACTGATGGAGCACAACCATCGTTTGAGGGAAGAACTTACGAGACCGAGAGTGACGATTAGTGTTGCCAGTATGAGGTGAGCCGATCGGTCTCCGTACTAGAAATACCGGTTAGGGAAGCAATTGCGATGGTATCTGAGGGGTATGATCCGCGGTGGTAGAGAGAATAGGGAGGGAATGCGGAAAGCGTATGATTGCTGATGGGTTATAGTCTAATCAACTATTGTCGAGCTACCCAGGATCCACTGGTATGTTAATCGATTTTTTCCAGCCTTGACCTCAATACCTTACTACCTGTAATAGATCCCTTCCGTCTGGGGACCTCTTCCTAAGAGTGAAGACCCATATGCACCAGTTGAACAAGCTGGCTGTTGTTCCGGTAAGCTGaatcatcctcttcatccttaTTTTACCATCCGTGGAAACTAATATCCAAACTACGATGGTTTAGTCATGTGAAGGGCACTCAGTCGTGACGCCTTCTGGGCTGTGTCCCCTTCTCTATACCCTTCGGTGATATACAAATTCCATCGTAAAGCCGGTCCATGTTTGTAACGTGTGCTTGTGGTCATATTATGATTTATGGGCCATATCTTCAATTGTCATCTATGCAGTATGTCTGATATGGAAAAAGGGAGAGACTTGGGGTGATTTTGATTGAAGTGGCAGCATGAATGACAGATCACGCTGAACGGAAGGTTACGTACAATGAGGAGATCAACAGTTGAGATGTGAGGGTGGACACAAACATTACAGTAATGCTCATTACAACTCAAGATTACAGAAACTAATGGCGTCACAATATTCTTACTATAAGCTCGCATAATCTTTCCGCGTCGACTGTTCTCTTCTTGCGCCTTCACTGCATTGTTTCGATTTTCTATCTTGTGTTTTCCACTCATCCACGACCCAAAGAAGATGTCCCAGTCCCCAGACCCATCCTCTGTCAGGGTTGGCGCCCAAGGGCAGCTAACTCCCAAAGCATCAACTCCCACCCAACAACCTCCTCTCACAGACTCAAAGCTCCTCCGCCAATTCGTCATGGAATACCTCCAATCACACGGTTTCGACAAGGCCCTCGAGAAGCTTACTGAGCAGGTAGAAGATGCTAATTTGGGCGTGACAGCGAATGCGATTGCCTCAGGTGATGCGGATGTCTCAAAGGAAGGTGCGGATGGGAAGACAAGGACAGGTGAACAAGGCGGAGAAAGAGAAGCCATTTTCCGTGCTCCTGGTCCTGTTCCCTTGGAGTCCAACATCAAACGTAACATTCCCCAGGCCCAAGCCGTTTCCGCATCTACGATGTCTGATCGGATCACTCCCGAATTCGAAGCTCAAGCAAAATATATTATTGAGCAGCTTCAGAAAAAGGTCGAGGCCGTCCATGAGGAGGGTGGggatgagaaagagaaggaacTGAAAGATGGGGTACCGGTTGATGGAGCGATGGTGGATGTCAGTGAGAAAGTGGCTGGATACGAGGCGTACAGAAGATGGGTAGATGGAGGATTGGATGTTTGGAAGGTGAATCAAAGCATATTATACCGAGCCTGGTGCAAAGCGGACTGACCATGGGATAGGCTGAATTGGACAATCTGTCATTCCCGCTTTTCGTCCTCTTATTTTTGGACGCGATACGTTCTGGTTTCCTCAAGACAGGTATGTAGTCAATAGCCTTATATTCTTTCTGACACCCTACCTAGCTCGTGAATTCTTCGAAAAGCACAGCGCCCACCATCGCGAGCTTCATCCTCAGGATATTTCCTCATTATCATCAGTATCAACTGAAGAACACATAAAACGAAACTCTTTCTGTTCTAGAATACTGCAAGTGTTATATTCACTCTGGGATAATTGTGTTCAGTGCTGACTCCACGTAGGAGCGAAAAATACGTTGTTCCCTTATCTCGCAACGCCTATGATTTGCTTTTACAGTGGCTTTCTGGAGCGAGCTTGGATGATGAATGGGAAGCTGGTCTCCACAGTGCACCCGGGAGACAAAAAGAGGCAATCAAGTTGATAGTAGTTAGCCATTTAAACATAACTGGCAAGTCAATCTCTTTTTCATATTAAGACTCCGTACTAACCAAAAACAATAGTCCACAACGATTCTGCGCCCCTCGATAAAGTCACAATAGCCTCTAAATCGGGTCTCATCTCATCGTCCCTCCCATCCAACACTAACATTGACGCTTTCAACACTGCTACTCAACTGAAACTCGGTCCACCGCCAATGACCGAAAAACTAAAGGAGCAAGTCTCGAGGACTCTGCAGGACGAAGGGGAGGCACAGGCTATTGATGGCGATGCGAACGGCGATATTGATATGATTTCGCCCCACCCAACCAACGAAATTGTTGTCAAACTCGAACCCGAGACTGAACGTGACTCCTCTGTGATCAGCCCTGACGAATCCGAAACGCTGCCGCCTATTCCTGCTGTCTTTCGCATAGCAGACCTCAAGCGGGAAGTAGAAGCGATCAAAGATAGACGCAAGATGATTCGTCTAGGTCCTTCTGGATCAGGAGCATCAGCTGGCTTCGGCGTCTTACCGAGTGTGGTGGCGTTTACGT is a window from the Cryptococcus gattii WM276 chromosome L, complete sequence genome containing:
- a CDS encoding Hypothetical protein (Similar to SGTC gene model, INSD accession EAL17823.1~conserved hypothetical protein; CNBL0850) encodes the protein MLLIQEDVSMGTEPLPIPISHLSTPIHNFTYITDSQLGHGTPLSLTYPLLPDSAYHKQPSSSPISSTKSDNSSDVEDVWTCTCASQHESEKEPSLCTAKCGDLCDCVAQFGNFYSSAEPQILNLDALPYNWPLVECSPSCLCGSSCSNRVTQQGVRTPLTIRPTPPKGYGLFYTPSTPQSLPRGTFISLYAGEYILPSEICSRWSSPFTTDSASDKKRYEEGQGNYILSLRLSDQTIHIDPRWKGNVGRFLNHSCGANCVVHYVKWGGGQGWPRAAIFTNKNIHPEEELTFDYANASGDPQRALELIQETTEEDTKGRTRCLCRAEQCRGWMPFDETL
- a CDS encoding Transcription initiation factor TFIID 90 kDa subunit, putative (Similar to TIGR gene model, INSD accession AAW44981.1); translated protein: MSQSPDPSSVRVGAQGQLTPKASTPTQQPPLTDSKLLRQFVMEYLQSHGFDKALEKLTEQVEDANLGVTANAIASGDADVSKEGADGKTRTGEQGGEREAIFRAPGPVPLESNIKRNIPQAQAVSASTMSDRITPEFEAQAKYIIEQLQKKVEAVHEEGGDEKEKELKDGVPVDGAMVDVSEKVAGYEAYRRWVDGGLDVWKAELDNLSFPLFVLLFLDAIRSGFLKTAREFFEKHSAHHRELHPQDISSLSSVSTEEHIKRNSFCSRILSEKYVVPLSRNAYDLLLQWLSGASLDDEWEAVHNDSAPLDKVTIASKSGLISSSLPSNTNIDAFNTATQLKLGPPPMTEKLKEQVSRTLQDEGEAQAIDGDANGDIDMISPHPTNEIVVKLEPETERDSSVISPDESETLPPIPAVFRIADLKREVEAIKDRRKMIRLGPSGSGASAGFGVLPSVVAFTLFDHGENANSVEFSRDSSLMAVGSSESCVRLWSLKGDKLKKKAVDMEGNLVEDEGLPMRKLIGHSGPVYSLSFDPLYGSAGPPSTLLSSSQDGSIRLWSLDTYSNLVVYRGHGKDPVWDVEWGPMGVYFASASRDRTARLWSSDRVAPLRMYTGHLSDVNCVKFHPNSLYLATASTDTSCRLWDVQRGACVRLFLGHTDSVTTLSISPDGKTLASAGLDSSIWLWDLGSARPIKKMEGHTGSVTSLSFSAESSVLVSGGLDGTVRCWDVKSAGGERSVDGMFGGGDARRGEERGGLPMNPSDVWDTAPHTPDLLATWPTKRTPILKTHYSPRNLCMVAGSFVPPSNHRTSAEK
- a CDS encoding asparagine synthase (glutamine-hydrolyzing), putative (Similar to TIGR gene model, INSD accession AAW44980.1); this translates as MCGIFCCFNRAGDISQYRARAIACSKRQRHRGPDWSGCYMTDNTVLVHERLAIVGVDTGAQPLTNEDESLVLAVNGEIYNHVALRKGLKNKDAVFKTHSDCEVIMHLYREHDTGLCNMLDGMFSFVLVDKSVSPPRLIAARDPIGITTLYMGWNSQSPDNLYFASELKCIHEECDNLQAFPPGHFYDSKEKKLTRYFNPSWWDSDKGVVPHNDVDYKLLRESLEAAVRKRLMSEVPYGVLLSGGLDSSLIASIAARETDKLAEEQEKLRQERKQAIASGKWVGDEQPLASWPQLHSFAIGLPGAPDLIAARKAADFLGTIHHEYTFTVQEGLDAIPEVIYHLETYDVTTVRASTPMYLLSRKIKAMGVKMVLSGEGSDEIFGGYLYFHAAPNAKDFHEECVKRVKNLHTADCLRANKSTMAWGLEARVPFLDKSFLEVSMNIDAKYKMFSKGTHQEVDEDGRPKMEKYILRKAFDCSPDGKAYLPDSILWRQKEQFSDGVGYSWIDGMKDHAAAIVSDEKFADRATRWPLDTPDTKEAYWIREIFEHHFPTEAAAKTAVRWVPKQEWGVSSDPSGRAVSIHTAAYEDGKAKA
- a CDS encoding uncharacterized protein (Similar to SGTC gene model, INSD accession EAL17826.1), whose protein sequence is MSPTRSYSAATRNVLTESLRSIAPSVIEGASKYITDLTAMDKMTKDTIQQLESGIPEVATSIYRESPNHMILQVNKPTYHLKLRDSGLQTTVTYNWSTQYPTKMGESTHTVLAKFVPEVWYRASSIGNSSVESLKSEYSEHLESSAAVMLRECFEDIIDQDGDALGVSFEAALELMTKKCREGSASICRSMGASVVDGLDGKGDPDSFFFEADNYSLTPGIDGSLSFTGHLTGEGWRDGSCNFSLRPADWAFSVSAEEHNHRLREELTRPRVTISVASMSLINYCRATQDPLIPSVWGPLPKSEDPYAPVEQAGCCSGKLNHPLHPYFTIRGN
- a CDS encoding uncharacterized protein (Similar to TIGR gene model, INSD accession AAW44978.1) — its product is MHVSNLVALAALAGSAAALSINTPASIVECQPAALTFGEGTAPYIIAAIPGGQVSAAAIETINDNLSSSPYTWTVNLAAGTNITLKITDSTGTVAYSSPIVVQAGSSQACLNASASTSGLSSAAVTTTQSSVAGGAAATTSASQSSSAAASSSSSAASSSSASSSSASSSSAASSNAASTTSHSSAASSAATSAAATSAGSTSGAFPSAVVGVPALVAGLFAGVAALL